CGCTTCAGTGCCGGATCACCCAGCGCGTCTACGGTGTAGAGGCCGAAACGTGGCCGGTAACTTCCCCATTCGTAGTTGTCGACCAGCGACCAGTAGTTGTACCCGATGATCGGGATATCGTCGGCCTTGGCCCGCTGTAGCCAGAAGACGGTGTCGTTGAGGTACTGCGATCGGGTCACGCCGTCAGAGCGCGGCTTTCCGTTGTCGGTGACCATGCCGTTCTCGACGATGTAGATCGGCAGCCCGGGGTATCGCTGCGCGTAATGCCGCGACACGTAGTAGATGTCCTCGGGCTGCAACTTGATGTTCCAGCGTGCGGCCATGCTCTGCGTCGAGGCTGGATTGTCCAGGGCAGTGCCGGTGTAGTAGTCGAAGCCCAGGTAATCCAGGCTGCCGGTGACCCGGTCGAAGAACGAACCGTCCAGACCCTTCACCCCGAAGCCTGCGAACTGCGCCAACACATCCGGGGGGATGTAGGCCTCGTTGGTGGTCACCTTGGCCTTGGGGTCGGCGTCGTGCGCAGCCCGGTACACCGCACGATGAGCCTGCGCAAGACGATCCAGGAAGCCTTCGAACTGATCGGGTTTGATCGCGCCGGTGCGCACCTCCATCGCCCCGAAAGCCAGTGGCTCGTTGATGCTGACCCACAGCACCCCTTGTCCGGCATAGCGTTTGGTGATTGCCTTGGCAAAGTCTTCGAACGCCGCGATGTTGTTCATGAAGCCGCCGCGGTCGGCGACCCAGCCCGGGTATACCCAGTGCATGAGCGTGATCATCGGGGTCATGCCGTTCTCGCGTAGCGTCGCGACGATGGAGTCGTAGTACGCCAGTTCCTTCTCGTCCCATTTGCCCGGCTCGGGCATCACCCGCGACCACTCCAGCCCGAATCGAAATGTATTGACGCCCATGGCATGAGCATTGGCGATGTCTTCGGCGTATCGATGGCGGAAATCATCGGCCTGCCGGTACGGGTCGACCGGGCCAGCCCCCAGAGGATCAGCCCCGGGCTCTACCGGCCTACCGGCGGTGCGATCAACATAGCGTCGCCAATTGCTGTCGGGAGCACTGCCCTCCACCTGGTAGCCCGCAGTTGCAGTAC
This genomic window from Mycobacteroides chelonae contains:
- a CDS encoding family 1 glycosylhydrolase, with protein sequence MKWIVSVVASAVVVALGLAACSPQQESSKDDSAWDRGFYWGTATAGYQVEGSAPDSNWRRYVDRTAGRPVEPGADPLGAGPVDPYRQADDFRHRYAEDIANAHAMGVNTFRFGLEWSRVMPEPGKWDEKELAYYDSIVATLRENGMTPMITLMHWVYPGWVADRGGFMNNIAAFEDFAKAITKRYAGQGVLWVSINEPLAFGAMEVRTGAIKPDQFEGFLDRLAQAHRAVYRAAHDADPKAKVTTNEAYIPPDVLAQFAGFGVKGLDGSFFDRVTGSLDYLGFDYYTGTALDNPASTQSMAARWNIKLQPEDIYYVSRHYAQRYPGLPIYIVENGMVTDNGKPRSDGVTRSQYLNDTVFWLQRAKADDIPIIGYNYWSLVDNYEWGSYRPRFGLYTVDALGDPALKRVPTDAVQTYTQITRDAGTAAGYRPAIPAAKCSTTVGRDSCAPLDPNGPTVPLR